TTTGTCTGTGATAGTTGCATAGTTGGCCGCTTTTAGGTGTTTGCAGTGCATGCAGCACATACATGGATTTTAAACAATAGaacgaaaaaaagaaaaccagaaacatTGAAAAGTAGactttcctgttgttgttgttgttgttgttgttgttgttgttgttgttgttgttgttgttgttgttgtcagtctCAACATCTACTCTcctttcttgtgtttttcagtttggCAGTTGCATACAGGGGCCAGCAGGCACCACCGGCAGAGATGGTAACCCGGGGACCAACGGCATTCCAGGGACACCGGGAATCCCTGGACGTGACGGGCtcaaaggagagaaaggagagtgCATTAGTGAGGTCTTTGAGGAGCCCTGGAGGCCCAACTACAAGCAGTGTGCCTGGAACTCTCTAAATTACGGGATTGACCTGGGTAAAGTGGCTGTAAGTACTTTGACACAGGGAATGTAGGTGTTTGTTTCAAAAATTGTACAACTTCACATGGATATAAAGCCCACGCACAGTGCAAATGAGTGAAATGATAACTTTGTGCTGTGTTGCAGGACTGTACGTTCACCAAGCTGCGTTCAGACAGTGCCATGAGAGTCCTGTTTAGTGGCTCCCTCAGACTTAAGTGTAAGAACGCATGCTGCCAGAGATGGTACTTCACTTTCAACGGAGCAGAGTGCACAGGACCCCTGCCCATAGAGTCCATCATCTACTTAGACCAGGGAAGCCCAGAGCTCAACTCAACCATCAACATCCACAGGACATCCTCAggtatgatgtttttgtttgtgccaATGTGTTTCTGAGGCATCATACACCTTTTTACAAAGTTTACTGTCATGTGTCATTGTCATTCTTTCAAATGTAGAGTATATTCCTTGCTTCTGTACTAACAGGTATTAAAAGAACAGTACCATTGTCATGCCTGTAGACTCAATAGGTCAGGACATCTATCAGTATCTCAGTGTAGCTAGGATATCATTCATGgtggacattttctgacactgcGCACAGTCTTGCTCtcagttattgttgtgtttgggGTTTCATAATATTGCAGACATAGCTGGACTCAACTCTcaactcaactttatttataaagcgctttaaGCAGCCGTAGCtgagacaaagtgctgtacatgaaaataaataaaacaataaaaacaataaaacaacacaaatgttaaaacaattaaaacaataaagatattaagagaataaaaacaataaaacactaaaaacaagagcagagtcTCATGTGGAGTTGAAAGCCAAGGAATAAAAATGGACGTAGCCTCCACCCTCATGTTGGCAGCTTGAATACTGTATGTAGCAAGAGACAGCAgttggttagcttagcttagcatagcaACACTAGAAATACaggaaaacaggctctgtccaAAGCTAACAAAATCTGCCGTCCAACAAAGCTTAGTAAACACATTATACTTTGCCCCACAATGTTGTGTAAAGTTTATTCCATGCAAACACATGTAGAATTTAACAATTTGTGTTGTCTATCATAGTTTAGTGGCCAAAAGTGGATGTAAGTAGGTTTCTTTCAGAGGTTGGTGCTCTTAGCTTTAGTCATCTTTGTTCccctacacactcacacacacatgcacgcacaagCCATTGTATTGGCTTTCACTCGTTTGAACAGCCCAAACAAACGTATCCATAACCCTGAACCATttccagttaatgcctaaccttcaCCTAATCTCAGTTCATATCTTACCCCTAACCATAACTTCAGAAATTaggtcactcacacacaagctAACTGGTGGCTGAAATAAGCTTCTTTACAAGCCTCATTACAGGGTAGTGTCAAGAAAATGTCTTCCCAAGCAGTGTTTTTACTGACAAACTGTCCAGTGAAGTGGTTAAGTAACTGCTAGGGCTCCTGGAAAACATTCGTCCAATTAGTTTTTAAAAGTTCACCACATGTAACAGTTCTCTGTGCAGAGTTCCATGTTTCCTGAAATTAATTTGTTCTgtccttcttttttccccctctccagTTGAAGGCCTGTGTGAGGGCGTCAAAGCAGGCTTGGTGGATGTGGCCGTGTGGGTGGGGACCTGCGCTGACTACCCCAGAGGTGACGCATCTACAGGCTGGAACTCGGTATCCAGGATTATCATTGAGGAGCTacctaaataaatacatacaacaAACCAGTGCTGGTAGTGTGACAGCATGTTATCTGCTCCTCCAAATTAAATGATCAGGTGTGGGTTTTTGTTGAGCGGTCACAGCATCACTGATGGTAActtgaatgttttgtttgtttttcatttgttattttgtttaatttgcttGTCATTGGTACTATACTATATTGCAGGCCTGTAAACAAGATAACAGCCATTCTGTCGACCAGAAATATACTGTGTACTGTAGCTTTTCTGCTTGTGGGTGCTGTTACAATTCAGTCACCAATGAACAGACATTGTGTGATTCTTATGACCTGTTTAATGTATTccacttttactgttaataaaccagtcttcttttttttttaataactgaaCTCCTTGAAGCAATGAAATGTAATTAATATACCAATATTACATACAGTGCATACAAAACAATGGAGACAAAGCAGTTTGTATTTTATAACGAAAAAGCAAAAGTTACAAATTGTATAAAGATACAAATGTCGgtgtgtaaaaatgaaacagcacattatttattttgctttacaCATTAAGAAATAATTTAGCAGAGGAAAACCACAATGGTGCATTCCTGAGATAAGTAAACATAACtatattgttaaatatttcatttatctTGTTTTAAAACAGAGGCAATCCAACACATAACAGTATGTCCATTTAGGCAAACAAGAACAcacttttgtatttgtatggaaaataaaattcaaattcagCTACTTTTCCCCCCCATCCATTCATTATGTGCACATGAATTCATCTCACACTGTCTCATTTGCGTGTACTGTGATAGTTCAGAGTTagaatgattattatttttttttcgttGTATCTTGAAGTGGCACCAACATTGGAAATGTGACCCTGGAGTCTTTGACACTGTCCAGTGCCCTTTATTTGAGCCTTGTTCTTTTTTATCCCAAAAGTAATCGAGACACATTCTCATAAACGACAAATGTGATGCAGCAGGCAGGGGTGACACGAATCACATTGGGGATGATGCCTTTGTAGAAGCCAATGGCACCTTCAttcctgtaaaagaaaaatgtaaaaagataTGTCAGAGTTGAATTGGACTAAAATAAGAAACTGATACAAGGATGTTCAGTCCTTTAGGAGAATATCAATACCATACCTCCATGTGCGTCTTATGACATCCATAACACCGTTGTATCTATTATGCTGATCTTGCAGGCGGGCACGCACCACCTGATATGGGTATGTTGTTGCCACAGCAAATATTTTGGATAATGCTGCCATTGAGATGTATTCCAATGCATTCTGTTTGTACAGATGGACAAATGGAGGACAGGGGAAGGAGTAAGAAATGAGCAGAGTGGGAAAAATCAACTGTGGGCTCTGTTACAAGCCTTATGTTTATATTTGAGTAAACACTGACCATGTTTCCAGCCAGCTCGTGGCTTACAGGGTTAATGACTCACCAGCTTTTCATCTGAAGGCGCTTTCTTGTATCTGTTGTAGTCTCTCTTGAGCTCCTCATAGGCCATGAATTGCAGCGCTCCATGGGATGTGCCAAACAGGCCAGGAACATAACCCTGGAAAATATGTAAGTCAGTCTGTTTTGCACTGAAAAACCCATTTTACTCTAAGCCAACCACCTTCCTGCCTATTTCATTAGCTTAACACCAAGTACTCTGGTAAACAACTGTTTTGACTTGAAAAGTGTTTATTAAGAGTTAAAGTTATGACTTTAATCAGGGCAATTATCAGCTCTACTATGGCCAACAGAAGGGAGTAGTGCCCTCTAGTGGTAAACCAGttacttaataataaaacattctaGTGTAGAAAGACTTATAGTGATCcattataataaaaattaatTGCACTCCACATAACAATCTTCCTGCCTGTTTCTCAAGCCATTATTTAGCTAAAACTTGCTTTTCTGTATTTCCACATTACACAGATATCCAATAAGTCACTGTTATCTCACCTTGTAGAGTCCGTGAATTCCCTCATGGCGGTAGATCTTGACCAGAGCATCCACCATCCCTGTGTACTGTTTACTGGTTGGGTCAGCATTGTACTGAAGCACCAGTCGAGTCTTGGTAACCCAAATTGGGTTGGTTATGGTGAGAGTAAGCATGCCTATTTGAAGACAAAAAGAACACTGTCACATTGAGACTGAAGTACATACCGCAGTAGCCACTTGATTAGATACACATGATTGGTAACAAGTACCAAACACTTCAAACAGTTTATGAACTGTGTGGCTCGGGTGTATCAGTTCATTACAGCTTTAAGTGACAAACACGGTGATAATGTAGGACATATTTGAATATTGATATCATGGATTACTTTACTTTTCTTAATAATAGCTAAAATGCTGTATAGAGCAGTGCTACAAACACCAGACTGACATATACAAATGTTATCAGTATTATAAAATCATTTAGCTTTGATGCAGTTAAAACgtatcaaaaaaagaaaatctcagtgTCTCTGCCTCAATCAGTTTTTAGTGAAACATTCTGAAAAGTCTTTTGTTCAACCCCTAACTTCGTTTAGTGACAGGAAATTGACTCTTGTGACCTTGTAGGACTGCAGATTAGACTAACCTATTGCCAGCCAAGGCAAGATCAGAGCAGTATCCTCTAGCTTCTGTTGttgactgtctctgtgtgtgtgtgtgtgtgtgtgtgtgtgtgaaccaacAGTATTCAGATAATGGTACAAACCTGCTTCAGCTGCTGAAACCAGGTGTTCCGTGGCACTCAGTGCAGTTTGACGCCCCTCGTTTTTGTACCCTTTGATTGCATTGTAGCTGTGAGGACAGTTTATGAGATAAGGCATCATATTCTGTATTACCAGACTATTTAAAAACTGGCAAAACAATTCATAAAGGATCTTATAAGTTCCAACAAGCTGATACTAGTGCCTAATTGTGTACGTACAACAAAAAGTAGAGACCCCAAGATGCTCCAGCACCCCAAACATTGGGCGTCACTCCTTGGTACAGTCCTCTCAGCCCCTCCTGCTGCCAGACACTCTTCATACAGTGCACCATTCCACTGTACTTGGGTCGTAAATCCAAGCCATCACTTACTGCAATACAAAGACATTTGTAGACATTTTAGGTTCCATAATAATAGTCAGTTAAAGACCGGTATTATTTGATATGGTTGTTGCAGTCTTGACACATACTATTGTTAAACAAGCGTGACAGATTGCAGGTATTTAAAAGAGCTTTTAGACTTTGCTATTCTGAGCTCTATTTGACGTTTAATGCTGTTTGTTCCCCACTGTTGAGGGACAATGAAGAATATATGATTTGATGACAAAATCTCTGCTCGTATTAATTCACATGACAAGAAGTACAACTCTGAACACTAGCTGGAAACTATGGCAACTACTGACACCACACATTTAAAGTAATATTGACATACTGTACCTGCAAACCTGATTTTGACCAGGTCCAGAGGATGAAGCACCAGTGTGGACACCACCCCCCCGCTGAGTCCTGCGAACAGGTTTTCTATCTTTACGTGGCTAAAAAGATGTTGGACATGACCGACTAACGACACAGCAGGGACGGGTTTGCTGGACAGCCCCGTGTCCCCCCCAACTGTTTGATTTGGAGCGGAGCTCATTTATACCTGTGAGGAGCTGAGCTAGCTCCTGTCAGCTAGCTGTGTTTACAACGTACcgcaaaaaaaaagctcaactGTTAAACGTACTGACAACACAGGCGCGCACTCGCTACGAGCTCCTTCTTATATGGTTTTCATGTCCGTTGCATGCTAACACAGCGGAACCACGTTTCTAACATGaggtggaactggaagccagtgGACAGACATGACACGCAGAGACACCACCGATCGACCTTGCTGTAAGCGTCAAGTAATCGATAGCTACTACATTCATGACAACTTCCAGTTAagatcttcaaaataaaaggcagaATTTTGGCTTCATTGAATAAAGTATCACACTTGAATAACGCTGTAGTCAAACCAATAAAAGACACTCTATAGCTCTTCCCCTCACGTTTTTTATACTCATATGTTGTAAATGATGACATAGCAGATGTATACGCTATTCTACTTTATTTGAACATAACATAACGTCACTTGAAAGTAGGATTCATGCTCTGTACTTGCGCATGTAGTCGTGGTGTCGTCTGTCTATAATACAGACATTAATTTCTGATTGTATTGTTTGCACAATAGCTTGTTTTCATGtatgaataatttaaataacaatgtacatcatattttattGCTTTGCCAATTCTTTTTCCGGTCCTCCTCGTGCAAAATGTCGACACTTCCTTATTCAGTGACGCAATCGGGAGGACTGACATCCCACAATGCAACGCGGCGCCACACTCTCCTCCTTCGTATCCACACATGCCtgccaacattttttaaatttaaagtaaTCCCGATCGTGTTCTAGTGTGTTTTTACTCACACCGTGCGACCAAATGAAAGTTAAAGTCCTCTCGAGGAACCCGGACGATTATGTCCGGGAAACAAAGCTAGACATTCAACGTGGTAAGTTAAATACTTCAACACACGTCGTATGCCAAGGGGTAAACACAGTTTGGCTAGCAGAATGCTAGCTATTTACTGTGTACATGTGTAATGTCGTAAATAATGCCACTTGCAGcgtttgagtctttttttatttgtgaatgtGACATATCTATCGTTTAATATGAAAGGGGTTGTAGCTACATTTCAAATAATCAACCAGGGGCAATTATTAGCACTACTTAAGAGGTTGCTGAGTGAAAAATGTGTGATACATGTCGTATAACATGTGTGGAGGTGCCACGAAAGTTAAGACAAAACAAGGTAAAGGTAAATTAGAGTATACATACATTCTTAACAAATAGACACATTGAGCAATTACAAATCGTATCGTCACCGGCCACTGTATTAGGTACAAAGGACACTTAATAAACTGGCAGGCTGTTTGTTGTAACCCATCTGCTACAACATATTTAAGTTTTGATGCATACCTTTTAAAGAAACTCTTGTTTTAATCCCAGTAGTTCAAAGTTTCTAAAATACTCTGACCAGCCTGTCTCAGACCAACAACCTTTGCCACACTCAAAGTCATTTTTTCATGACCAAATGCCCTGAGTTGCTGCTATGTGGCCgcctgattagatatttgtatTAACAAACAGTTGCACATGTGTACCCAATTAAGTGGCTAGTAACCATACAAGTGAAATGAATTGTTGCTCATTAACTATTGCTTTCTCTGGCCTCAGTCCCTAGGAATTATGACCCAACACTGCATCCTTTCGAGGTGAACAGAGAATACATCCGGGCTCTGAATGCCACGAAGCTGGAGCGGGTGTTTGCCAAGCCATTCCTGACATCTCTGGATGGACACAGAGATGGTGTGAACTGCATGGCCAAGCATACCAAAAGCCTCTCTACTCTCCTGTCTGGTTCCTGTGATGGAGAGGTGACTGTGGCCAAAATTCCTGACTGTAATTTAGTTTGTTGTGAtgtgaaatgtgacatcatATACACAACACTGACAGATTGTTTAATTTGACTTGCAGGTGAAAATGTGGGATCTTACCAAGCGTGAATGTGTCCGCACACTCCAAGCACATGAAGGTTTTGTTCGGGGAATGGTTGTCGGCTATTGTGGAACTTTCTTCTATACGGTGATTGATACCATTTAAAATACCCATGTAAATGTTTCAGACTTAAACGTGTCTTTAAACTGaccttttaatacatttttttacacattttttacacattgacAATCTCTCATAACAGACTGGTGATGACAAAACAATCAAGAAATGGAAAATGGAGGCTCCAGGTtatggagaggaagaagaaccaCTCAACACTATTTTAGGCAAGGTATGATCAGTAATTATATGTCATTTGTTTAACATTGCACTGGGTCGCATTATGGCTATAGTTTAAATACTTGTCCTTTTGTAGACTGTGTTCACAGGACTAGACCATCACCGGAAGGACGGTGTGTTTGCAACGTGTGGCCAGCAGGTGGACATCTGGGATGAGCAAA
The sequence above is a segment of the Solea solea chromosome 13, fSolSol10.1, whole genome shotgun sequence genome. Coding sequences within it:
- the LOC131471929 gene encoding collagen triple helix repeat-containing protein 1-like isoform X1 → MMSPLVGRLLLLVCLALPLYGVEKVRSRAYRKDPDADKCTGGNDAEKPNCTRHSEERGSAYLSNTFGSCIQGPAGTTGRDGNPGTNGIPGTPGIPGRDGLKGEKGECISEVFEEPWRPNYKQCAWNSLNYGIDLGKVADCTFTKLRSDSAMRVLFSGSLRLKCKNACCQRWYFTFNGAECTGPLPIESIIYLDQGSPELNSTINIHRTSSVEGLCEGVKAGLVDVAVWVGTCADYPRGDASTGWNSVSRIIIEELPK
- the LOC131471929 gene encoding collagen triple helix repeat-containing protein 1-like isoform X2; this encodes MMSPLVGRLLLLVCLALPLYGVEKVRSRAYRKDPDADKFGSCIQGPAGTTGRDGNPGTNGIPGTPGIPGRDGLKGEKGECISEVFEEPWRPNYKQCAWNSLNYGIDLGKVADCTFTKLRSDSAMRVLFSGSLRLKCKNACCQRWYFTFNGAECTGPLPIESIIYLDQGSPELNSTINIHRTSSVEGLCEGVKAGLVDVAVWVGTCADYPRGDASTGWNSVSRIIIEELPK
- the LOC131471928 gene encoding mitochondrial folate transporter/carrier-like: MSSAPNQTVGGDTGLSSKPVPAVSLVGHVQHLFSHVKIENLFAGLSGGVVSTLVLHPLDLVKIRFAVSDGLDLRPKYSGMVHCMKSVWQQEGLRGLYQGVTPNVWGAGASWGLYFLFYNAIKGYKNEGRQTALSATEHLVSAAEAGMLTLTITNPIWVTKTRLVLQYNADPTSKQYTGMVDALVKIYRHEGIHGLYKGYVPGLFGTSHGALQFMAYEELKRDYNRYKKAPSDEKLNALEYISMAALSKIFAVATTYPYQVVRARLQDQHNRYNGVMDVIRRTWRNEGAIGFYKGIIPNVIRVTPACCITFVVYENVSRLLLG